A stretch of DNA from Telopea speciosissima isolate NSW1024214 ecotype Mountain lineage chromosome 5, Tspe_v1, whole genome shotgun sequence:
TAATATAAGTTATGAAAATACAATTGAAACTAACTCTAGTATAAAGTGCTATATATATGTAGGCAACTACTACTTATGACTATTGCATCAATTATAGTATATTTACTGGAAATTACCGGAGGGGCTTATGGAtgattaaaatatattattatttattaaattattcttttatacTAAGCAATAGTGCCATCTAAATGTGATCGTTACACAACAATTGCCTTGCGTAGTTGGTGAGTTGTGGTGAGCTTCAtacccatgctcaccaggaggttcGAGTTCTGACTGTTATCTTCCCACCCTATCTAATCTTGCAGTATTATCAAGCAAGTCAACGTTTTTTCTAGGTGGGCAAAAATCTTGTGTAACGCTCACATTTAATGGTTGGTACTATGTGcttatcataaataaataattgatgTATCAACCAATTAAGTGACAAATTATCTACCCAATATATATTCTTGGGTTTGAACGAATTGtagtttttaccaaaaaaaaaaaaacgaattgTAATTAGTTTTATTCCTCTTTGGctattataaataagaaggcTTTCCCCCACACTTCATATCAAATGACATCTTTTCATTCCTAGTGTTTAACCATTGTTTTGAGTATTTCAATCCCATTGCTTAGCGATTTCttgtttgtatttttgtttcaaTACAAAATGAGTTGGTCGACgaatgataatttttttgtgaacgGAAAGTTAGAGGTCTTTTCGATCGACCTCTTTTCCGAACCATTAAAATCAACACGGAGCAGAGCTGTCGTCTACGATGGGCCTAAGGATGATGAGTTCAAGAGGATTTTGCTTTCAAAGAACCTTCGTGTAAATTGCCAAGGAAAGGCTATAGTACACATCCAAAAGCGCGATGACGAGGGTGAATACATTGAAGATGAGTATGAATCCTTCGTTCTAGAAAAGGTTATACCACTAGGCCATTTGGTTTCTCAAACGTACCATTACCAAAGTCGCAAGAGGTGATCAAATTGCAAAGACTCCTGGAGAATACCAAGGCTGAATTGacgaagaagaatgatgagctcAATGAATTAAAGAAACGGAAGATTGATCTAGAGGGTGTCAAGTTTGACCCTTCTCGGCTCTTAGGTGTCCAGACCGACTTCTTTGAGTTGTGCCGTAGGATGAATGGAACTTATGTTAACAAGGAAGGGCAATATATAAAGTTAGAGTTTACTAGTACCATTGCCTTCAATCAAAAGAGTTCAGGCCTGCCAAGGGTTTCATACGTACCTATCCTGCAAAACAAAATATTCTTCTATCCACAAAAAGACATTACAaacacaatttaggtgctttgAGACAGTGTGCTTACAACCAAAGGATAATGCCCAACTTTGGGCTTCGTGTATTACTCATTACTCAACTCAATTCAATTGCTACTACAGATTAGGAGCTCCAACTCCTACTTTAGATAGTGCCCCAACACTCTCACAATAGCACCCACTAGCTGAACATCTAGGGAAATAAGCTTGGGAATGACATTTCTGTAACTTGTTTCCCCAAGAATACTGTGGaatttcattcacttccactcaCATTTATTCTAATACATTAATAATACTACTAGGGAACTTCCTAATCATttaaatagggatgtaaatgaatagtcgaaatttGTTTCCGTATCCGagtccgtgtccgtatctgtttaccactattcgaatccgtccgaaagctaaatggatacggatacggataggctatagctatccgaaaagtaatatttacatgtaaaaggataaaatatccgatccatatccgtttagcactatccgaattcgtccgaaagATATTTGGATGctgatgcggatatagcactatccgagccgaatccgatctgtttacatccctacattcAAATCACATTAAAAAtactaaggttgtgtttggtatgcattcttggaatgcattccaagtcgattatgcattctcggatgataaaaatagttgtttttattatcCAAGAATACGAAATTGATCTAAAAtacatttcaagaatgcataccaaacacggCCTAAATGAATCTTGAGAAATGGAATTTACCCtttataatgtatataaatAAATTTATACAAATATACAAAGTACTCACACTCTTTATTTTTCAATCCTCCAACACCagtccttctaaaaaaaaatattgcttACACtcttataataaataaaaaatgggaaaaagatctctatccgggagtgtgacctacaccagcactcccatgagtctatctctctcgtccctatatgaaaagacacctctgcccccttattttaaggaggagagagatagacacatgggagtgctggcataggccacactcccgggcAGAAAACTGTATCCCATAAAAAATACATAGAAGTGTAAGTGGTGTTgatggattaaaaaaaatagatcgaGTGTGGGTAGCGTGTGTATATTATTCTCTTGAAATGTATTAAATAAATCCACTACCACCCACactctatttttttaatacaattaCACTAGTCACACTTCTatgttttcttgatttcttATAATAGAgttaataatatatattttttttaagaatgatTGGTtttggtgatatttcattttctccctttttttaggACATGTAGGGACACGAATGACAAAATAAAGGCGTAGCCAGACGTGCATTTCAAAAATTAAGGGCTgatagggtcaatcagggccaacccagcCAACGGCTGAGCCCGACAAGgctgggcctgggttgagatatcccTGCCCAACCAAGGATTGGGCTGGGCTAGGTTAGACCTGGGCTGAGTTAAGAGAACTTAGGATTGAGTTAGGGTCTAAACAATCCAGCACATCGCGGCCCACTAATACCCGTAGATATCACTAGTCACCTATGTTTCGAACATGACAAGAGAGTGTGGCtatgcaaaaaaataaatttcatacAAAAATTGTGATGcttaatttttcaaataattatgaCAAATTTTGGTTGCTTTTATTTTGTTAGAAGGTGGTGTTATATTGACGAAGGTAGCTTTAGCTTGCTGACATTGGTAAATCATATCGAAGGGGTGGGTGATCCCGATTCGATCATTGGATGGGCTATGGCTGTCCTATCCTGTTATCAATTCCTATCCGATATTTGTAAGTTCAATTTAAAGTTTGGGCTGAATCTAATATCTATGCTTCTTTCATCCTTCCCAGAGGAAATGCCTTCCCCCCTGCAACTTTATCGGTGAATTAGAAAGTAGTGTTTTATTGATGTGGTAGACTTGTGCATGGGTATGGGTTGATCCACATGATAAAGGTCTTCATATGCTTCCTGCTAATCAATTGTTACTATATATCCGTCATTCGGttatcttttgggattggtgtgtggtttgtgtgattacactttcataaaaaataaaaaaaaagtgttacTTAAAAGTTTCATAGGACCATAAGAATGTCATTTTGATAGAATATTTACATGCACAGTACATTTTCTTTTAAGAATGGTTAGAATAGATAGAGACCGGCTTATAGCTGGGCGGGATTGAATGCCTAACACCTTGGTAGCCGCCGGGTAAAATAAAAAGTCTTATCTATTAGAGTCAATTCTCTCTCCCGaaagtgagagagtgagagacttCATGAGTCTTAGACCCTTATCTAGATAACAATTCCCAAAAGAGCCCCTTTCACCTCCTCTTTTCTCATCAACCAAAGAATTGGTGATCGCtgataccccccccccccccgggccTACGCCATCAATAACCAGTTAAGAATAGCATTTTGAAGTtaaggttttttctttttttttaatctcatttAACACTCCTCACCTTATCTTTTTAGCTGGGTGAGTGAGATGGGTTAGAAGTCCTCCATTACATAAAACTCACCCATAGTTACCAAGTAGCAGATTGTGATAAAAGTGGAAAGACAAAGTTTACAAACCTATGTGAATTGTAACACTGCCGTGTTAATAATATTAAGAGACGATGTTCTCTACCTGCGAGCGTACGGGGCTGTAGACTGCacccagacatatggggtgGGACGGGCACATCATTACATGTGATACTACAAAGATCAACTTTACTACATAACTGCCAATCAACGACCCTGATTATACATCACCTACTGTAGATAAAAGATTTGGCAAAATACAAATAAACAACAAATCCTACTGCAAGGAGAATAGCAAGAAGCCAATAGAAATAATCAAGATGAGCCCTATTAAGATTGTTTGAAAACCAACTTTGTTGGCCATCCCCACCGGTTACCTTCTCAATTCCAGAGATAAGGAAGCTGCTTAGTAAGTTCCCAACCCCAAAGATGCTAAGGTAAAGTGCAAGACCCACACTCCTCAACCTATTTGGCATCTGCTCATAGAAAAATTCTTGAAGACCAACCCTAGTGAAAACATTAGAAATTCCAAACAAGATGTATTGAGGAACCAACCACCAAACACTCATAGGAATTGTTGCTTTTGGTATATCCACTATCTTAGAATCAATGGCTGTTTCAAGCCTTTCCATCTCAACAAGAGCTGCCACAACCATTGCAATCATAGATAAGACTATTCCAATGCCTATCCTTTGAAGCATGGTTATGCCTGAGGGTATCTTGGTAAAATTTCGCGCCATTGGAACTAGGAGACGATCATAGATGGGTATGAAAAGGAGGACAGAGAAGCTAGTGAAGAATTGAAGGGATGCAGGTGGTATTTGGAACCCTTTCCCTATTTTTCTGTCCATGGTAGCTCCTTGCTTGGTGAAGAATGTATGGTATTGTGCATACACAGTTCCATATATTATACATGTAGCCCATATAGGAACCAACCTTAGTACTGCCTTTGCTTCTTCTACCTCACTCACATTGCATGTTACCCAACCTTCCATGGAATTGTCTGCCTCAATAACCAATGCCTTGTTAAGGAACCTGAAACATATAAGCAGAAAGAGACTGAGAGCCTTTTTAACAGATTCAATCTGATTTCCTTTGTTCTGTTAGGTATATTCTATAATcctaatatatgttctaatataagtctacttgaataaggaatcagGCTGTGGTGGATCCCACTGGAAAGAACGCATCTAActtaaaaccctagtctttTCCATAAATACTAGTTGGAGACAGCAACCtatttattccaaacttgatatgtaGAGTAtattgctttaagcaactttaggcttaaacccaaaaccctaacatatTCTTCCACTCAGGAAAGAAGATAGTTGAAATGCCTCatagggagagggatgggtatgctaaCAGCAAACTGTAGGCCAGCACCCTATCAAAGGGATGAAGAGACCgggagatagacacatagggtgctagcttacAGTATATTGATAACATACCCAACCTTTTCCTCATTCCATATTTCAAGTACTTATTTTGAAGTTTCTACTTTATATTatgatttagggttttcctCCCCCATCGATCGCTTTGCCCAATGAAGTATAATGCTTTCACTATTTACCACATGACAGTatatgggttagtccatgtgatagaggacaaGACAAGCATCTGATTGGTACAATTTcggcttaaaatgagtagaggaagcaattaaaattacaaaagatgtcattttgtattctATATTCATCTCCAATATTGGAtgacattttgataattttagtaaaattttaaatatcaaaatttgAGAAACTTTCCCTTTTTCCCGTGAACTTAAATTTGGTTACTAAGATGTATGTGGGGTCCTCTATCGCATGTATTGTCAAGTGGCAAACCGTGAAGCATTATACATGGGTTAATTTACTAAGTCGACCTAAGGTCTGGGTCTTAAAATTTAGATTATGGAATTAAATTGAAGTTATAATTAGTAGATGTAAAAGACATACCGGAATTGATTTGAACCAGTTGGAAGAAGAGGAGCTTCTCCTTCCTCATCAACAGTGGCTGTAGGTGGAGTAGCTCGCCGATTTCGAACTGCTGCAACTAAAACTCGCAAAAAACTTCCAAATGGATTGATGTTATCGTCGCAGCGACTGTAGCGATAATTCTTCCTTCCAAGCAAGAAAACAGCAAGTGCAAGTACAGTGCAAACACATGGAATTCCGAATCCAAGACCCCAATTCAAATTGTCCTGAATGTAGGTTAAGATCAATTGTGAACATATACTACCCCCACACAGTCCAAAAAGCCACCAATTAAAGAAAGAACTCTTAGATTTGCTTTCTTCTGGATCTTGCCCATCAAATTGATCTGCACCAAAAGCTTGTACGCATGTCCTATGCCCACCTTGTGCAATTGCCACCAAATATAGAgagcaaaagaaaagaatgacTTGGTATTGAGGAGGATGACATGATGTTGCTGTGTTGCTGTTGCTATAGCAACTAGGATGAGTGAAAGAAGGAATAACAGCTGATAGTGTTAACAAGCTCAATCCCTaccagaaaacaaaaatatatttatagattGAAGCTGAAACACACAAGGAAAGTTAACATAACCTctcactctcttttttttttttggggatcaGATATAAAGTGAAAGGACCGAATTTTCCATCAGCCCCAgtgaatgagaatccattcaCCAGAGTCTTCTCAATAGGCATGAGAGggtattataagggtattttgggaatatattaaaaccctagaataGTGGTtgaactaggggtgcaagttggCCCGAGCCTACCCTGAGCCAaaacagggcctgggttgagataccgtagccctgagggtgggtcagggttgggaacTTTTGCCCTTGAGTCGGAGTCAGGTCGGGTTAGGTTTGAGACCTCGGACTGAGTccggcccagcccaacctaaccctattttcttcttcttctttctttcatcttcttcttcttcttcttcttcctagcttggccagcccatgcatctcccttcctccCCCCTCCCATGGTCAGGAGCTAATCAGGGTTAGCCTAGCTCAACCCtaagggcaggtcagggttaGATTTTTCTGATCTTGCATCAGGGCTAGGCCAGGCCAGGCTTAGGCCTAGCTAAGGGTACTCAGGGTTGGACATGGATTTTAGAAATCCCAGCCCAACTCAACTCTGTTGTAGTCCTAAGCTAAACCTTCACtatgaaggaaaactttatacaaaaaaaaaaaaaaagtgggattATGTTTCGTAGGTAGATATTTATCTCTAGAATGCGTATTAAAGGACCTTCTGCGGCCTTCTAGAAAAAATAGACCTGAAAGGAAAAGGTTGAATGATTCCTATTCGGGACCACAGCCTCAGCCAGCTCTCCCCTCTCTctattcctcttctctaggtggGAAGAGATATCATACTTTCTCAGGACCACTCAATTTAAGGATAAGAAGATTCCTACTCGATCTAAAGAATCCTATATAGGAGAAAGTGATGGGAAAGAGATAGAATGGATGGACTTTAATAACCAGAATTGAAGGAGGATAAATTTTATCCTTTCCTTatcctttcatattttttagttGGACTTAAATCAATTAGGCGCATGCAAGTCCACCTAGGGTATTATCCTTACCTCATCATTTCCTTATGATGACAAAAATATACAAAAGAACAATTGAAAATTGTCGCATGCCACGTTCTGACTCTTGGGCCTAGGTACAAGGTTATTAAGTAAAATATGGCTGTTCAACCTTCATGAAAAGATAGAAATTCTTAAAGATACAATAATCATTTTGAATGAACCTTTGGCGTAGGAAAACGTAGGAACTAAATAGTGTTTCTTTTCCCACAAAGAATTTATGAtagaaaagtgaaaaaggaaatatccaatacttttatttcttttgctgaaaaaaaaaatttccaatacCATTGGCTAGCTCCAAACTCTTCCTATATATAACCCAATGCATCACCATTTAATTATATCGATGGATGAAATTTCCATCCTCCCATTGGTCATTgtgtattttttattcattgatatatattttagtgatttaaatagaaaaattatctTCTGCAATTTCCTGTCCGGTCCAATTCCCTAGTGCTGCAGGCACTAAGAGGcaggtggatcccacctaggTAGAGTGTTCGGTAAGGATGGaatggtcattgtgccccccaATGTTAGGGGCACTAGGGTATCTGGACCAGACATAGAATTGCAGAGGATAAACATCCGATTTAAATGAAGATGATAAGATCTTGCTAATtatttatgggagaatgttttctgtgccggattgcgtccagacacatgggcctgccactcaagggGGTACGTTGGTCATTGCACCCGCCCCCATATGCTTGGGCGTAGTCTGCACTGCCGCACAGAAAACAACACCCCactatttatatgtttttttaagACATCAATCCATAAAGTCTCTCAATTTTGTCAAAATATGTTTGGCAAAAAAAACACTTGCAACCatatgagagagggagagagggagagagggagagagggagagagaggaacgAACCAAGACATAGACGAGAGAAGCGAAGAAGATGGTTCGATATCGGCCGAGATAAACATCGGCAACAAAAGCTCCGACGAGAGGGAGCATGAAAGCCACCCCTGACCAAGTGTTCACGGTCACCGCTGCCCTCGCGGTCGACTGTTGGAGCGGCCCAGTTAGGTAAGTGATCAGGTTAGAACTAACTCCATTATAGGAAAACTTCTCTGCGATCTCTACTCCTGCAAAAGGGATTTTTTGGATTCCTCTAGCTTTAATTAAAACCACACAAAGCTAGCCATGAAGAAAGAATAATTAATGGGTaagtaaaacaaaattaattaaactctCTACATACATAGTGCTAATTAAGCTTATAATTAAGGTCTCTACCGATGATGAAAACAGCAGATCTCCATCTGCCAGTCTTGGATCGAATTGCTGGGTGGCCTTTGTAATCTACGGCACCATTAACTGTATCTCTCAGTAAGGGAGCATCCATTGCTGTTGAAGCTTCCACAGAAGGGCCTTTCAGCTTCTTCTACTAAAAAACAACTACCATATATGACATAAACCTTATCCTATCATTCTTTACTCATGAGTCATGCATGACGTTAAAATTATCTCATGTGTGGGGTCCATCCAGTAGTTGGCggcttgtgagttgtgagtctCGTGACTCGTGACTATTTTTAcattataaaaaataacacGTGACTATTTTTATGAGTGGGAAAAGCtagttttttgatgaaagtgtaatcacacaaaccatacacaccaatctcaaaaggttaatcgaTTTTTAGGACCGTCAAATGATGGCACAttgggtgtgtgagtgtggtgtgtatTGTGTATATCTgtcattccacggtcctaaaaattgattaaccttttgggattgatgtgtggtttgtgtgattacattttcataaaaaatagaagGGATGTATGGGAAAAGCTAGTTGTCACCTATCCAACTCGATAAAAGTAATGTAACTTATTTTTTAGTTGTCTAAAATATCCTTGATAACAAAATCATGATTGGTGAAAGAAAGGGACAAAAAGTAATTTCAAAAGCCAATAAGTAGGGATTTTTATCATCTCAAGTGCATGATCCACTAGTGCATCTCTGGGAGATTGACACCTGGCAATTGATCATTCAACGATCAATAAtcttgaaaacccaaaaaatcacCCCAAAAACCTTTTGGAAGAAATCACTTCTCCTATCCTTCGCTCTCTTCTCTGTCACATGCGACCACCGACGATCAAACTAGAATCCGTGCTCTCCTCGATACAAATTTGTAGAATGATGAACCCAGTTTTTGGATTCCTCGGAGGATAACCGGTATGTCATAGCTTAACCCAAGTCCTGTGCTTCAGAGTCCAGATTTGCAATAATTTGAACAGGTTCTAAAACTCTGTTTTGGGGATTTAGAATTTTCAACCCTTCAATTATTTGGTCACTCTTTCAAAACATGATTGCCACACAAAGCTCGACTACAAACCTCATCCGGACGCATCAAATGATAATGATATCCATaatatcatcccctcccctTTAAGTATCCCTAATATCAAACTCctcccccaagttttgaataatgataatatcCTCctttacttttgaaagattctatcaatcgtaccCTAAGTAGCTAACGGTGTTAAAACAGTATTTCAAAAGACGATATTTTCCTTCAATTGGAGTTAAATAAAAAGGCAAAAACCTTTAATTGGCTAATCTCAtacttgtgtttttctttttcttctttttctggttCCTCCTGCAACCAATGACCGAACCCATCTAACTACCACAGCCACCAAATCCTCAAtttcttctactccttcgtctCCTACTCCTTCACTCTCATCTTCTCCGTTTTCTAATGTAAAAACCCAACTCAAACCTCCAAACTCCATGGCTGCCACCAACCaaaccctcttcttcctctctgcttcttttctttttcttcttctttaataccCTAAACCTGTAAGACCATCTCTATGGATTAAATAGGTAATTCCAAACCCTATGGATTCTAGGCCTTAGAGATTCCAACACTAGACCATTGTTTGAGAGATAAATTCTTGGAATTAGATCTGGTGATGGGTTTTGAACCAGATCTGAAAGTAATGCAAAAAAGAGAATCGACCATTAGTTTCTCAAAAATATTAACTAACAAATTAGTCGCTATAAACTTGTTTAAAATCATAAATCAAACCCACGAGCAGAGAAGAAACAGGGGAGTGTAGAAGTCGTGAACGACGGCGATCCTTCCGACAAGTTGACCGTTGGATTTCCAAATTGATTATCATTATCATATCGTCGTTGAAACTATGGCGACAAGTCTTGGTTCCAAGCAAGAAAATAGTAAGTGCAaccaatttggctctcctccagccgtggcgtggtgggagggggggggtccAATCCAGCAAAACAATGGTggttttgatcatttcacaggtgggaccCAAGGggccccctatgaaatgaccaaccccaTGTTTTTGGGGAGTCCGATCATGTACTTGCACAATGACAGCCCTGATACACTGATTAAACAATGCGTGGCAGAGCATTAACCGGTGACCTCTTCCTCACAAAACGCCCCACTTCTTCACCCTCTTAGGTgtaggtgtgtgtgtgtgtggggggggggggtggggggggaggaggaTAGGGGatgggataggccccaaggtagtttgaactttgaactcatgacctcttatttaaggagttggtcttttaccaactgagctgacccccTGGGGtcctttccctttttattttattttatttaaccTACCACGCCATTCTCCTCATCTtcagtctctttttttttttttttttttcttttgtaaaaatGTCCACAGTCTTCTTCTCCCACTTTAGATTTGCAGAAGGCAACCCTCCCTATGATCACTAACGCTATTGAAGATCACTGAAATTTTGCGTCGGTTTTCCAAGTCCAATACTGAGAACAAAGTTTCCAATCCCTAGGTGTTGGCCAGCAGGAATTTAGCTGTAGAATTTGGGAGATtttttagaaattaaaaaaaaaaaaaaaacaagaaagagaagaagtggggCGTTTTGTGAGGAAGAGGTCACCGGTTAATGCTCTGCCACGCGTTGTTTAATTAGTGTACCAAGGACACCAGATTGCTGTTCAAACTCGTTTTCGgatgtttttgctgggctggaccctccagctcccgccacggctggaggagagccaaatccaAGTGCAACTACCATGCAAACACATGGAATTCCAGATCCAAGACCCCAATTCAGGTTATACTGAATGTAGGTTAAGATGGAGTGAGTGCATAAAGCACCTGAACAAATTCCAAaataccaccagttgaagaaTAAACTCTTGGACTTGCATTCCTCTGGATCTATAACTTCAAATTGATCTGCACCAAAAGCATGTTTGCATGGCTTGTGCATACCTTGTGCAAGTGCTACCAAATATAgagagcagaagaagaagaagaagatgatgatttggaacTGAGGTGgatagggctgcaacaaggtcgggttgggccgggctttatagaacgcTAGCCCGACCCTGAGTTCtattagctgggcccaagccctACCCGATCTGACCCAGACTCAGGGCcttaaaaatccaaccttgacccgccctcagggtcgggccgggctgaccctaattggccttgatcatagagagggggaaggaaatgcttgggctggaatgggccggagagaaaattatcaattttacgtaaaataacacataataaaatgtattatatcacttattaccttcatatataatatattatataacaaaatgtgggtgacgtttaaagtttataatatatattttatagtataacttaaaacagggtcgggccaggccggGCTAGGCTTAGCCCTAGGCCTCAACCCTATCCCGACCCGatcctgactcagggctagaaatttccagccctgacccaccctcagggccaaatatctcagcctagaccctgttcgggctaaAGGCGGGCCAGTGCGGGCTCGGGtcaacaaggccaaacttgcacccctagagGTGGATGACAAGAGGTTGTGTTAATGCTGGTGTGGCAACTAGGTGGactgaaagaaagaagaaccgtTGATCTAGTGTTAACAAACCCAATccctacaaaatagaaattatgtGTGCATTCAATGGGTAGTGCAACACTTTTATAAACTATAATGACATCATAGGCCTCATTCATGTCTAGTAATCCTTGGGCTATAGCTGATCTAATCCAGGGttccattacaaaaaaaaacctaatctaGGGTTCAAGGCCATATGATTTACCCAACCCAGTCGGCATCGGAATAAGCCTGTAATATGTAAGAAGAGGAACGATCAAAGAAAAGACCATGAGTAAAAGTGCCCTTCAGGTACCGTAGTATGCATTTAACCAGGCTCCAATGATCTTCAGTAGGGGCGTGCATAAATTGGCATGCCCGATTAACAGCAAATGCCACATCGGGGCAGTGAGTGTCACATACTGTAGAGTACCAACGACTGACCTATAGCGAGTAGGATCTGAAAATGCCACACCCCCTGAATCAAAGGCCTTAGAGGAGGTAGCC
This window harbors:
- the LOC122663256 gene encoding protein NRT1/ PTR FAMILY 5.10-like, with translation MEFGGLSWVFTLENGEDESEGVGDEGVEEIEDLVAVGLSLLTLSAVIPSFTHPSCYSNSNTATSCHPPQYQVILFFCSLYLVAIAQGGHRTCVQAFGADQFDGQDPEESKSKSSFFNWWLFGLCGGSICSQLILTYIQDNLNWGLGFGIPCVCTVLALAVFLLGRKNYRYSRCDDNINPFGSFLRVLVAAVRNRRATPPTATVDEEGEAPLLPTGSNQFRFLNKALVIEADNSMEGWVTCNVSEVEEAKAVLRLVPIWATCIIYGTVYAQYHTFFTKQGATMDRKIGKGFQIPPASLQFFTSFSVLLFIPIYDRLLVPMARNFTKIPSGITMLQRIGIGIVLSMIAMVVAALVEMERLETAIDSKIVDIPKATIPMSVWWLVPQYILFGISNVFTRVGLQEFFYEQMPNRLRSVGLALYLSIFGVGNLLSSFLISGIEKVTGGDGQQSWFSNNLNRAHLDYFYWLLAILLAVGFVVYLYFAKSFIYSR